A stretch of Aureispira sp. CCB-E DNA encodes these proteins:
- a CDS encoding 3'-5' exonuclease: MNYIIYDLEATCWETEIETRGKKREIIEIGGVLMDEHGTIKSRFESFVQPIVYPMLSDFCQRLTTISQVDVNQADKFPEVIEDFQDWIGLNDGEEYLLCSWGFFDKSALVKDCQLHRLDGQWAKKHISLKDQYPRIKNIGRAIGLNKALEREGFEFEGTMHRAIDDAVNLAKIFRKYLNLWRY; encoded by the coding sequence ATGAACTATATCATCTACGATTTAGAAGCTACTTGTTGGGAAACAGAGATAGAGACTAGGGGAAAAAAGAGGGAGATTATAGAAATAGGAGGCGTTTTAATGGATGAACACGGAACGATAAAGAGTCGTTTTGAAAGCTTTGTGCAGCCTATTGTATATCCAATGTTATCCGATTTTTGCCAACGTTTGACAACGATTTCTCAAGTAGATGTCAATCAAGCAGACAAATTTCCTGAGGTTATTGAGGATTTTCAAGATTGGATTGGACTCAATGATGGAGAAGAGTATTTATTATGTTCTTGGGGATTTTTTGATAAGAGTGCATTGGTCAAAGATTGTCAATTGCATCGATTAGATGGGCAGTGGGCTAAAAAACATATTAGTTTGAAAGACCAATATCCTAGAATTAAAAACATAGGACGAGCAATTGGTTTGAACAAAGCTTTGGAAAGAGAAGGGTTTGAATTTGAAGGAACCATGCACCGAGCTATTGATGATGCTGTTAATTTGGCAAAGATATTTCGTAAGTATCTAAATCTTTGGCGTTATTAA